A stretch of the Medicago truncatula cultivar Jemalong A17 chromosome 5, MtrunA17r5.0-ANR, whole genome shotgun sequence genome encodes the following:
- the LOC11442148 gene encoding uncharacterized protein, with translation MASSSSMESATPQPQPPLYFDEKWKLSKKEGSTRSKSSSSSFIKNTSTTQRKCAFARKCARLVKEQRARFYIMRRCVTMLICWRDYSDS, from the coding sequence atggcttcttcttcttctatggAAAGTGCAACCCCTCAACCTCAACCTCCTCTCTActttgatgaaaaatggaagCTATCAAAGAAAGAAGGGTCAACAAGaagcaaatcatcatcatcttcattcatcAAAAACACTTCAACAACACAAAGAAAGTGTGCTTTTGCTAGAAAATGTGCAAGACTTGTCAAGGAACAAAGAGCACGTTTCTACATCATGAGGCGGTGTGTTACAATGCTCATTTGCTGGCGTGATTACAGTGATTCATGA